A genomic window from Sulfurimonas sp. hsl 1-7 includes:
- the rpmF gene encoding 50S ribosomal protein L32 produces the protein MAVPKRRVSHSRSAKRRTHYKISLARPVKDKDGTYRLPHHINPTTGEYK, from the coding sequence ATGGCAGTACCTAAAAGAAGAGTATCTCATTCTCGTTCAGCAAAACGTAGAACTCACTACAAAATCTCTTTAGCTCGTCCAGTTAAAGATAAAGATGGAACTTATAGATTACCACACCACATTAATCCAACTACTGGTGAGTACAAATAA
- the ndk gene encoding nucleoside-diphosphate kinase — MERTLSIIKPDAVAKGVIGKILDRFESNGLKIAATKKLQLSRADAEAFYAVHAERPFFNDLVDFMISGPVVVSVLEGENAMAKNRDLMGATNPKEAEAGTIRADFAENIDANAVHGSDSLENAAIEIAFFFSEREIS, encoded by the coding sequence ATGGAACGTACACTATCAATCATTAAGCCAGATGCAGTTGCAAAGGGTGTTATAGGGAAAATTTTAGATCGTTTTGAAAGCAATGGTCTTAAAATTGCAGCTACAAAAAAACTTCAATTAAGCAGAGCAGATGCTGAGGCATTTTATGCTGTTCATGCTGAGAGACCTTTCTTCAATGACTTAGTTGATTTTATGATCAGTGGACCGGTTGTTGTTTCTGTATTAGAAGGTGAAAACGCAATGGCGAAAAACCGTGATCTTATGGGTGCAACAAATCCTAAAGAAGCTGAAGCAGGTACAATTCGTGCAGATTTCGCTGAAAATATAGATGCTAATGCAGTTCACGGAAGTGACTCTTTAGAAAACGCAGCTATTGAAATAGCATTCTTTTTCTCTGAAAGAGAAATTTCATAA
- a CDS encoding 4Fe-4S dicluster domain-containing protein encodes MAVYINDTCINCGACIDECPVEAIVDEDDNPTGEEIYYVYGDKCVECVGHHDEPACATACPTEGCIVWDAIGDSPEHRDDITDEQRSNQEPVVE; translated from the coding sequence ATGGCAGTTTATATTAATGATACATGTATCAACTGTGGTGCTTGTATTGATGAGTGTCCAGTTGAAGCTATCGTAGATGAGGATGATAATCCAACTGGTGAAGAGATTTATTACGTATATGGTGATAAATGTGTTGAATGTGTTGGTCACCATGATGAACCAGCATGTGCAACTGCATGTCCTACAGAGGGTTGTATCGTATGGGATGCTATCGGAGATTCTCCAGAGCACCGTGATGATATCACTGATGAGCAACGCTCAAACCAAGAACCAGTAGTAGAATAA
- the metK gene encoding methionine adenosyltransferase, whose translation MSQKEYIFTSESVTEGHPDKMADQISDAILDYIIENDKNARVACETLVSNGFCVIAGELKTKAYAPMQEIARKVVQEIGYTDATYGFDYRSAAVLNGIGEQSPDINQGVDQASGEIGAGDQGLMFGYACRETDVLMPLPIYLAHRLTQRLAQVRKEGIIPYLRPDGKAQISVKYVDDKPVAVDTVVVSTQHAPDVSQEQIHKDVIEEVIKYVIPAEMMSDATKFHINPTGKFVIGGPQGDAGLTGRKIIVDTYGGSCPHGGGAFSGKDPTKVDRSAAYAGRWVAKNLVASGACDKATIQVAYAIGVAHPVSIMVDTHGTGKVEESEIEACVKEIFDLSPAGIIRDLDLLRPIYRKTAAYGHFGREEDGFTWEKTDKVEAIKSFLNI comes from the coding sequence ATGTCACAAAAAGAGTACATATTTACTTCAGAGTCTGTAACAGAGGGGCATCCTGATAAGATGGCTGATCAGATCAGTGATGCAATTCTGGATTATATTATTGAAAATGATAAAAATGCTAGAGTGGCATGTGAAACTCTAGTATCTAATGGTTTTTGTGTAATAGCAGGCGAACTGAAGACTAAGGCGTATGCGCCGATGCAAGAGATTGCTAGAAAAGTTGTTCAAGAGATAGGCTATACTGACGCTACATACGGTTTTGATTACCGTTCTGCTGCGGTTTTAAATGGAATCGGTGAACAATCACCTGATATTAATCAAGGTGTTGATCAAGCAAGTGGTGAGATCGGTGCAGGTGACCAAGGTTTAATGTTTGGTTATGCATGTCGTGAAACAGATGTGCTTATGCCATTACCTATATATCTTGCTCACCGTTTAACGCAAAGACTGGCTCAAGTAAGAAAAGAGGGGATTATCCCTTACCTTCGTCCTGACGGAAAAGCACAAATCAGTGTGAAGTATGTTGACGATAAACCGGTTGCAGTTGATACAGTTGTTGTTTCAACGCAACATGCACCGGATGTTTCTCAAGAGCAGATTCACAAAGATGTGATCGAAGAGGTTATTAAATATGTAATCCCTGCCGAGATGATGAGTGATGCAACTAAGTTTCACATCAATCCGACAGGAAAATTCGTAATTGGTGGTCCGCAAGGTGATGCAGGTCTTACAGGGCGTAAGATTATTGTTGATACTTACGGTGGAAGCTGTCCTCACGGTGGGGGAGCATTCTCAGGAAAAGATCCGACCAAGGTTGACAGAAGTGCGGCATACGCTGGAAGATGGGTTGCTAAAAACTTGGTAGCTTCAGGTGCGTGTGATAAAGCGACTATTCAAGTAGCGTACGCTATCGGTGTTGCTCATCCTGTATCTATTATGGTAGATACACACGGAACAGGTAAAGTAGAAGAGTCTGAAATTGAAGCATGTGTTAAAGAGATATTTGACCTTTCACCTGCGGGGATTATTAGAGACTTAGATTTACTTCGTCCAATATATAGAAAAACTGCTGCGTATGGTCACTTCGGTAGAGAAGAAGATGGCTTTACATGGGAGAAAACAGACAAAGTTGAGGCGATCAAAAGCTTTTTAAATATCTAA
- a CDS encoding CHAD domain-containing protein, which yields MQSNPLKAYLLDQFDQAIEKIPLISEKSDIEHLHKLRIILRRLRSLIKLYLVEPSTFNHTLKSLIEPTNQLRELDVFLSSLDPFEYPSLTKSIQAYRKKYFKKVWTKLFITQFEYKLSLLKEELVKLPLSYDSKWLLTTTQLHKKNTFFAFEHLEEQPSTKKMHKLRIEFKVLRYALEFIHQLKIKDFSKTIKECKLVQKHLGMVQDYANQLEWLQHFCEKEPSKECRKLIKERTEILEALKKNISPIHKRGKNSK from the coding sequence ATGCAAAGTAATCCTCTCAAAGCGTATCTGCTTGACCAGTTCGATCAAGCCATAGAAAAAATACCTTTAATCTCTGAGAAATCAGATATTGAGCACCTTCATAAATTAAGGATTATTCTGAGGCGTTTACGCTCTTTGATAAAACTTTATCTCGTGGAGCCCTCTACTTTCAACCATACACTTAAGTCCCTTATAGAACCGACAAATCAATTACGGGAGCTTGATGTATTTTTATCCTCTCTCGATCCTTTTGAGTATCCTTCATTAACAAAAAGTATTCAAGCTTATAGAAAAAAGTACTTTAAAAAAGTATGGACTAAACTTTTTATAACTCAATTTGAATACAAACTTTCTTTATTAAAAGAGGAACTTGTAAAGCTGCCCCTTTCCTATGATTCAAAGTGGCTTCTTACAACTACTCAACTCCATAAAAAAAATACTTTTTTTGCATTTGAACATTTAGAGGAACAACCTTCAACTAAAAAAATGCACAAGTTACGGATTGAGTTTAAAGTTCTGCGATATGCACTCGAGTTTATTCATCAACTGAAAATCAAAGATTTCTCCAAAACGATTAAAGAGTGTAAGTTGGTTCAAAAACATTTGGGGATGGTACAAGATTATGCAAATCAACTTGAATGGCTACAGCACTTTTGTGAAAAAGAACCATCAAAAGAGTGCCGAAAACTCATAAAAGAGCGTACCGAAATCTTAGAAGCTCTCAAGAAAAATATCTCACCGATTCATAAAAGAGGAAAAAACTCTAAATGA
- a CDS encoding peroxiredoxin, which produces MLVTNKAPDFTATAVLADGSIVEDFNLMDNLGEKGAVLFFYPLDFTFVCPSEIIAFSHRIEEFTSRGVNVIGVSVDSQFSHFAWRETPVEKGGIGRIKYPLVADLSKSISRDYDVLFGESVALRGSFLIDADGTVRHAVINDLPLGRNIDEMIRMVDTMLFTNEHGEVCPAGWNKGDEGMKASTEGVAEYLAKHESEL; this is translated from the coding sequence ATGTTAGTAACAAACAAAGCTCCAGACTTTACAGCAACAGCGGTATTAGCTGACGGTTCAATCGTAGAAGATTTTAACTTAATGGATAACTTAGGGGAAAAAGGTGCAGTACTTTTCTTCTATCCACTAGACTTTACTTTCGTTTGTCCATCTGAGATCATCGCATTCTCTCACAGAATCGAAGAGTTCACAAGCCGTGGTGTTAACGTAATCGGTGTATCAGTTGACAGCCAATTCTCACACTTCGCATGGAGAGAAACTCCAGTTGAAAAAGGTGGTATCGGTAGAATCAAATATCCACTAGTAGCTGACCTTTCAAAATCAATCTCTAGAGATTACGATGTACTTTTCGGTGAGTCTGTAGCTCTTCGTGGTTCATTCTTAATCGATGCAGACGGTACAGTTCGTCATGCAGTTATCAATGACTTACCACTTGGACGTAACATTGACGAGATGATTCGTATGGTTGATACTATGCTTTTCACTAACGAGCACGGTGAAGTTTGTCCAGCTGGTTGGAACAAAGGTGACGAAGGTATGAAAGCATCTACTGAAGGTGTTGCAGAATACTTAGCGAAACATGAGTCTGAGCTTTAA
- a CDS encoding pyruvate kinase has product MLDKQLIKKTIQEIKLLREELFHARSKVSVDEIHFKSLLNLEHYMILRSKDRTKLQEKLFLLSLSSLGRSYAHVAASIDTLYDQLSCWTNQKSISKKKMKSFFHISISESITESSKNAAALFGGDVVERLSKQKTAVMVTLPSHAIENDGALIYELASSGVQVLRINTAHDDLSVWKKMSDVIGNINQTRQIEDRIRIFVDLAGPKIRTGAIQRLSLPVKIGSNKHQSEVLLSTTQSTMPQVRDPFTLEKIPAKIKVEEEFLSQLVPGKTVTLYGVDGKKAPIKIIEATTDYVKGIIEKKVYTDEDSHLEYKMYRSSVKDIVKQMESIRLYTGDTLVLTEKDVLGRSTKIGTNKEVVTPAIISCSFKEVSTMVQVGDPIFIDDGKIRLKVVDIVDKDIVCEVQSTKIKGVVLKEEKGINFPETPIKTAAITEHDKDLIDGILEFVDLLGISFCQSAKDVEELQSILTSKGRTDIGIVPKIETKQAVIHMPEILRQLLKWKSSGVMIARGDLAIEVGFANLASIQEKLLDICDAAHIPVIWATQVLEGQMKNNLPSRAEVTDAAMGGRAECVMLNKGMFAAETITILRHILHEMHQSFKKNRQLLSKETMWH; this is encoded by the coding sequence ATGTTAGATAAACAGCTCATAAAAAAAACGATTCAAGAGATCAAACTATTAAGAGAAGAACTTTTTCATGCTCGATCAAAAGTCTCTGTTGATGAAATCCATTTTAAAAGTTTACTCAATTTAGAACATTATATGATCCTACGTTCTAAAGACAGAACAAAACTGCAAGAGAAACTTTTTTTACTTTCACTCTCATCTTTAGGACGCTCTTATGCTCATGTTGCAGCCAGTATAGATACCCTTTATGATCAATTGAGTTGTTGGACTAATCAAAAAAGTATCTCTAAGAAGAAGATGAAGAGTTTTTTCCACATTAGTATCTCTGAGTCAATTACAGAATCTTCAAAAAATGCAGCGGCACTTTTTGGTGGAGATGTAGTAGAAAGGCTAAGTAAACAAAAAACAGCAGTAATGGTTACGCTACCCTCACATGCTATTGAAAATGATGGGGCACTTATTTATGAATTGGCATCATCCGGTGTACAGGTATTACGTATAAATACTGCACATGATGATCTGAGTGTATGGAAAAAGATGTCCGATGTAATTGGAAATATCAATCAAACACGTCAAATTGAAGATAGGATCAGGATATTTGTCGATCTTGCAGGACCAAAGATTAGAACAGGGGCGATACAAAGATTGTCCTTACCTGTAAAGATAGGGAGTAACAAACATCAAAGTGAAGTACTCTTATCTACTACTCAAAGCACTATGCCACAAGTTCGTGATCCTTTTACTCTAGAGAAAATACCTGCAAAGATAAAGGTTGAAGAAGAGTTTCTTAGTCAATTAGTACCTGGAAAAACAGTTACACTTTATGGTGTAGATGGAAAAAAAGCTCCAATAAAGATTATAGAGGCTACAACTGATTATGTAAAAGGGATAATTGAGAAAAAGGTCTATACTGATGAAGATTCACATTTAGAATATAAAATGTATAGGAGCTCAGTAAAAGATATCGTAAAACAGATGGAATCGATCCGTTTATACACAGGGGATACCTTAGTGCTTACAGAAAAAGATGTCTTAGGCCGTTCTACTAAAATTGGAACAAACAAAGAGGTTGTTACTCCGGCAATAATTAGTTGTAGTTTCAAAGAGGTAAGTACAATGGTACAAGTTGGTGACCCAATTTTCATAGATGACGGAAAAATCAGACTTAAAGTTGTGGATATTGTTGATAAAGATATTGTATGTGAGGTACAAAGTACTAAAATAAAGGGTGTAGTGCTTAAAGAAGAAAAAGGGATTAACTTCCCGGAGACACCTATAAAGACTGCAGCTATAACCGAGCACGATAAAGATTTAATAGATGGAATTCTGGAGTTTGTGGATCTGCTTGGAATATCATTTTGTCAAAGTGCAAAAGATGTTGAAGAGTTACAAAGTATTTTAACCTCAAAGGGGCGCACTGATATTGGAATTGTCCCGAAGATAGAGACAAAACAGGCGGTCATACATATGCCGGAAATTTTACGACAACTACTTAAATGGAAATCTTCGGGAGTGATGATCGCACGCGGTGATCTTGCTATTGAGGTTGGTTTTGCAAATCTGGCTTCTATTCAAGAGAAGTTGCTCGATATATGCGATGCGGCACATATTCCTGTCATTTGGGCTACACAGGTATTGGAGGGGCAGATGAAAAATAATTTGCCGAGTCGTGCAGAGGTTACTGATGCGGCAATGGGAGGTCGAGCAGAGTGCGTTATGTTAAACAAAGGGATGTTTGCTGCAGAGACCATTACAATTTTACGCCACATTTTGCATGAGATGCATCAGAGCTTTAAGAAAAATAGACAGTTGTTGAGTAAAGAGACAATGTGGCATTAA
- a CDS encoding DMT family transporter — protein MLRQLDNGILYMLLSALISALNGALTKILSDDMSALEIVFFRNVIGIFLILYALRHTPPKLSGGSFHLLVTRGLFGFLAMILFFYTITTIPLGEAITLNKTSPFFVTILAFYLLGEKLSPTTLLALLIGFLGVILIVKPFGMSLSYEHILGVLGGFFAAAAYTTIKKIKDVYDSRVIVLSFVGVGTILPGLLFLAAPYLTAPESIAFLFPEFIMPNSFKLWALIAFMALISTLSQWLLTKAYSAKKLSVVGVISYTNIPFAIGFGFLLGDAFPDNLTFLGIALIIFGGVLVGRKKS, from the coding sequence ATGTTAAGACAACTCGATAACGGCATACTCTATATGTTGCTCTCAGCCCTCATCTCAGCACTCAACGGTGCACTTACAAAAATACTTTCCGATGATATGTCGGCTTTAGAGATAGTGTTTTTTAGAAATGTGATCGGAATATTTTTGATCCTTTATGCACTCAGACATACACCACCGAAACTCAGCGGCGGGAGTTTTCATCTGCTTGTAACAAGAGGCTTATTTGGATTTCTGGCAATGATCCTCTTTTTCTATACTATTACAACTATCCCTTTAGGCGAAGCGATTACGCTCAATAAAACCTCTCCGTTTTTTGTAACGATACTGGCATTTTATCTTCTGGGAGAAAAGTTGAGTCCTACGACACTATTAGCCCTGCTTATCGGTTTTTTAGGGGTGATACTCATTGTAAAACCTTTTGGAATGAGCTTGTCATATGAACATATACTCGGAGTGCTTGGCGGTTTTTTTGCTGCAGCTGCCTATACTACTATTAAAAAGATCAAAGATGTGTACGATTCAAGGGTGATAGTTTTATCATTTGTAGGGGTGGGGACAATTCTTCCAGGCTTACTCTTTTTGGCAGCTCCCTATCTAACGGCACCAGAATCGATAGCTTTCCTGTTTCCGGAGTTTATAATGCCTAATAGTTTCAAACTATGGGCTTTAATAGCTTTTATGGCCTTGATCTCTACACTTTCACAATGGCTCCTTACAAAAGCGTACAGTGCAAAAAAATTAAGCGTAGTAGGGGTAATCAGCTATACAAACATCCCTTTTGCGATCGGATTTGGATTTTTACTCGGAGATGCATTTCCTGATAATTTAACATTCTTAGGGATAGCACTGATTATTTTCGGTGGTGTATTGGTTGGGAGAAAAAAGAGTTAA
- a CDS encoding ATP-dependent DNA helicase, producing the protein MKSEVISLLESGSNVFLTGGAGVGKTTITQEVIKHYESEAKKVAKLASTAMAATLVGGQTLHSFFDFGIASSLEELEKNGKLEPKKKLKKLISTLDLIVVDEISMVSSALMEMVAYRLEQCEFEGSILVVGDFLQLPPVVRGSQRAEFAFESPSWDELDFKVVELTHIYRTDDQQFIELLQHVRFGYVDEDVHNELNHYIKPLPNELNNFTFLFGKNISASEHNKKQLENIEGELYSKEAQIIKHKTSVNDKEIERFFDDARIEKELDLKINAPVLFTRNSWNYYNGERGVIVNIDEQYLYVQKSDGRVVKLETVAQSKSQWVEKTINGKKEMIEESSFSIYQYPVKLAFAITIHKSQGMSIENLIIDTRQIFAPSQFYVALSRSSNPNNLILIAPNTQWYNLAFVDSKALAFVKQGSKC; encoded by the coding sequence ATGAAAAGTGAAGTGATAAGTCTCCTTGAATCGGGTAGTAATGTTTTTTTAACGGGTGGGGCCGGAGTTGGTAAAACTACGATCACACAAGAGGTGATCAAACATTATGAGAGTGAAGCAAAAAAAGTTGCAAAACTGGCTTCTACAGCAATGGCAGCTACCCTTGTGGGAGGGCAGACACTTCATAGTTTTTTTGATTTTGGGATCGCTTCCTCTTTGGAAGAGCTGGAGAAAAACGGCAAACTTGAGCCGAAAAAAAAGCTAAAAAAACTGATCAGTACCCTTGATCTAATCGTGGTCGATGAGATCTCTATGGTGAGTAGCGCTTTGATGGAGATGGTTGCCTATCGTTTGGAGCAGTGTGAGTTTGAAGGCTCTATCTTGGTAGTCGGAGATTTCTTACAATTGCCGCCGGTTGTCAGAGGCTCGCAAAGAGCAGAATTTGCTTTTGAGTCACCATCGTGGGACGAGTTGGATTTTAAAGTTGTGGAACTCACGCATATATATAGAACCGACGATCAGCAGTTTATTGAGCTGTTACAACATGTACGTTTCGGGTATGTAGATGAAGATGTACACAATGAACTCAATCATTATATAAAGCCGCTTCCAAATGAGCTTAATAATTTTACCTTTTTGTTTGGAAAAAATATCTCTGCCTCAGAGCACAACAAAAAGCAGTTGGAAAACATTGAGGGTGAGCTTTATTCTAAAGAGGCACAAATAATCAAACATAAAACAAGTGTCAACGATAAAGAGATAGAGAGATTTTTCGATGATGCGAGGATCGAAAAAGAGTTGGATCTAAAGATCAATGCCCCTGTACTTTTTACAAGAAATTCCTGGAACTACTATAACGGTGAGCGCGGCGTGATCGTAAACATAGATGAGCAGTACCTCTATGTGCAAAAGAGTGACGGACGTGTCGTTAAACTTGAAACGGTAGCACAAAGCAAATCGCAGTGGGTTGAAAAAACGATAAACGGAAAAAAAGAGATGATTGAAGAGAGCAGTTTTTCGATCTATCAGTATCCGGTAAAACTTGCTTTTGCGATCACTATCCATAAATCACAGGGGATGAGTATTGAGAATCTGATCATAGACACAAGACAGATCTTCGCCCCGTCACAATTTTATGTAGCACTCTCAAGAAGTTCCAATCCGAACAATCTTATTCTTATCGCTCCAAATACCCAGTGGTATAACTTGGCTTTTGTAGACTCTAAAGCTTTGGCATTTGTAAAACAAGGCTCAAAATGTTAA
- a CDS encoding phosphoethanolamine transferase — translation MFKFATITKKFKETVIKALTQTKLILFTALFLVLFDNYAFFHNVLEVYPFNFSNSGFLISLAVVLFAVTSLLFTLVSSKYTLKPIIIIVLIVSSMTNYFMNSYKVVIDDTMIRNMMQTDTAETLDLISIKQVLYFIILGLIPAFLVYKAKIEYGSFKKEMFSKIVTVFGALALVLLSVFIFSKHYTSFFREHKPLRYSTNPPYWIYSTGKYIHKTFNSGPIIVKPLGKDAKIQEDTNTTKKLVIFVVGEAARADHFSLNGYERETNPRLSKEDIINFSNVFSCGTSTAESVPCMFSPFDRDEYTYKKGITHENILDVLAHTNDIAVLWRDNNSDSKGMALRVPYENYKSNKLNTICTEDGECRDIGMLIGLDDFIEKNKNKNMFIVLHQMGNHGPAYYKRYPKEFEKYTPVCETNQLEECTQEEIKNAYDNALLYTDFFLSKTISFLKQYDKDFKTAMFYMSDHGESLGEGGVYLHGLPYFMAPDAQTHIGAFMWLGEQMKQDVDVKQLEAVKDKKFTQDNLFHSMLGVFKVKTEVYDKDLDVFNGK, via the coding sequence TTGTTTAAATTTGCTACAATTACGAAAAAATTTAAGGAAACCGTTATCAAAGCTCTTACACAAACAAAACTTATACTTTTTACGGCACTTTTTTTAGTCCTTTTTGACAACTACGCTTTTTTTCACAATGTACTCGAAGTGTATCCGTTTAACTTTTCAAACTCGGGATTTTTAATCTCTTTAGCAGTTGTACTCTTTGCAGTTACAAGTTTACTTTTTACACTTGTTAGCTCTAAATATACACTCAAACCAATCATTATCATTGTGCTGATAGTCTCATCTATGACAAACTATTTTATGAACTCTTATAAAGTAGTAATTGATGATACTATGATCAGAAACATGATGCAGACGGATACGGCTGAAACACTTGATCTTATTAGTATTAAACAGGTTCTTTACTTCATAATTTTAGGTTTGATACCGGCATTTTTAGTTTATAAAGCAAAAATCGAATACGGCTCATTTAAAAAAGAGATGTTTAGCAAGATAGTAACTGTTTTTGGTGCTTTAGCACTGGTATTACTCTCTGTATTTATCTTCTCTAAACACTATACGTCGTTTTTCCGTGAGCATAAACCGCTTCGTTACTCAACAAACCCTCCGTACTGGATCTACTCAACAGGAAAATATATTCATAAAACATTTAATTCAGGTCCGATCATTGTTAAACCGTTAGGTAAAGATGCGAAGATACAAGAGGATACAAATACAACAAAAAAACTTGTAATCTTCGTTGTAGGTGAAGCTGCCCGCGCTGATCATTTTTCACTAAACGGCTATGAGAGAGAGACAAATCCACGTTTAAGCAAAGAGGATATTATCAACTTCTCAAACGTATTTTCATGTGGAACTTCAACGGCGGAATCAGTACCTTGTATGTTCTCACCGTTTGACAGAGATGAATATACATACAAAAAAGGGATCACACACGAAAATATTCTAGATGTTCTTGCACATACAAATGACATAGCGGTTTTATGGCGTGATAACAACTCAGACTCTAAAGGGATGGCTCTAAGAGTTCCTTATGAAAACTATAAATCTAATAAACTCAACACTATCTGTACAGAGGACGGTGAATGTCGTGATATCGGTATGCTTATAGGACTTGACGATTTCATAGAAAAGAACAAAAACAAAAATATGTTTATCGTTTTACACCAAATGGGTAATCACGGTCCGGCATACTACAAACGCTATCCAAAAGAGTTTGAAAAATACACACCTGTATGTGAAACGAACCAACTTGAAGAGTGTACACAAGAAGAGATCAAAAATGCTTATGACAATGCATTGTTATATACAGACTTTTTCCTTTCAAAAACAATTTCATTTTTGAAACAATATGATAAAGACTTTAAAACTGCAATGTTTTACATGAGTGACCACGGTGAATCTCTCGGTGAAGGCGGTGTATATCTTCACGGGCTTCCATACTTTATGGCACCTGATGCACAAACACACATTGGCGCATTTATGTGGTTGGGTGAACAAATGAAGCAAGATGTTGATGTAAAGCAACTTGAAGCTGTAAAAGATAAAAAATTTACTCAAGATAACCTGTTTCATTCAATGCTCGGTGTATTTAAAGTAAAAACAGAAGTGTATGACAAAGATCTGGATGTCTTCAATGGCAAGTAA
- a CDS encoding phosphatase PAP2 family protein yields the protein MTKIWMSSMASNKNIFITSAILLFSILFFGLTSADQHFQDLFYNFDSKHWVIPPTLQPYKFIFYDGIKKLLIIISILFLFSLAFFKISKTVDSYKRGILVIVLSAIFVPSIVGLIKANTNMPCPRDVIEYGGVYPETKVWEFYPQEVLDRGQQLKCWPAGHASGGFALMSFFFLFKRKRNQYIALGTALVIGWAMGTYKMIIGDHFLSHTVITMLLAWLIILIIARIVKVEKVEKHG from the coding sequence ATGACAAAGATCTGGATGTCTTCAATGGCAAGTAATAAAAATATTTTTATTACTTCTGCTATTTTACTTTTTAGCATCCTGTTTTTCGGACTTACAAGTGCCGATCAACATTTTCAGGATCTTTTTTACAACTTTGATTCTAAACATTGGGTAATCCCCCCGACACTCCAACCCTATAAATTTATTTTTTATGACGGGATAAAAAAACTTCTCATTATTATCAGTATTTTATTTCTTTTTTCTCTTGCTTTTTTTAAAATAAGCAAAACGGTAGATAGCTACAAACGAGGAATTTTAGTTATAGTTCTTTCAGCTATCTTCGTACCCTCAATCGTGGGTCTAATAAAAGCAAATACAAATATGCCGTGTCCAAGAGATGTGATCGAATACGGAGGAGTATATCCCGAAACAAAAGTTTGGGAGTTCTACCCTCAAGAGGTGCTTGATCGAGGTCAGCAACTCAAATGCTGGCCTGCCGGTCATGCAAGCGGCGGTTTTGCATTGATGAGTTTCTTTTTTCTCTTTAAAAGAAAAAGAAACCAATATATAGCACTTGGCACCGCTTTGGTAATCGGCTGGGCTATGGGGACATATAAGATGATCATAGGGGATCACTTTTTAAGCCATACCGTTATCACAATGTTACTCGCTTGGCTTATAATACTCATTATTGCGCGCATTGTAAAAGTTGAAAAGGTTGAAAAACATGGATAA